Genomic segment of Hippocampus zosterae strain Florida chromosome 12, ASM2543408v3, whole genome shotgun sequence:
ctattaccaagcatcatcctggcatcccattggctaagagggacctccaccgtatgtgtgtagatagatgtgTTTATGCAGCGTCCTGCCATTTGCCCCTCAGGCCTGAGGCGTTCcaatagttttacataaatgtgaaatcgcccagaaaaagtgttcgacaaaaacaaacgtcctcggatcagttctttacaaaacgccaggcaaaaaaacgatgacgcagttaaaagttaactgaccatcatttttattctctatttttttgtggctattCGTGTTTTGGAATAAGCTGTTTTGCTTCCTTGTCAATGAAACATTCACAGTCGGATGACATCATTTTTCCGCACCTTGGCAAGTGATGTGTTGACCAGAACATAGCCGATCTCTGTGAAGTCATATCGGCACACAAAGTTACATCTTCACTCCATAGGCAATTTTCACGGCGGGGAGCATTGGAGCCCCtggcttgttgtttttcattttccatcatGATGCCGTTTAATTTATCTGGGCGACGAACGTGCTTAATGTTTGGACCCTGATCATTTCAGTCAAATGAGGCCAAACGTGTTTATCATTCACAAAGTTTTGCCACATTGACTAACAATGCGTGAGTGCGTGCGAAATAATTTCATTCACCGTACTTGGAAGTCGAAGTGTTGGATTGGCCTTGTTATGCAGCTTTGTCTTTCTTGATGACGTGAGCAGTACGATGATGTGAATCCATTTGCGCTCGCCGTGCATTTGTGCGCTTCGGCAAGGATGATGTTATCAGGCCCGTTGAAAATGACGCTCTTCATTTTCGGTCCATTGAGACCTCTGCTGCTAACATGACAGCCTCACTCAATAGACAAACATCATGTGCATGTCGTGGCCTGAGGCTGTTTATTTACTCCACGGTAGCGTACCGGGTGTCTTTTTCAGAGGTGGGGTTTATTTATATGACTGAATAGGTACACCCCACCACTTCATTTATTTTGCCGGGGGGGCGGACAAAACTTTTGATCAGCAGTTCTCCCTCCAACTGTGAACAGCAGCGTAACAGATGCCATGCGCATTGTGACACACAGTATAAATCCAATGCTTGTCACAATGACTCACTCAGCCAGAACTCAATCCATCATGAACACCAGTGTCCTGGTTCTTGGCAAGCGTGCACTTTCCCGTGGGATGTTTCGGTCGTGGCGCCATGTGATCcttgacaaataaaatctaTGCTGATGCAAGGTCATGTTGTAATTAATAATTACAGGAAAACGTTTATGTGATATTTTAGGATGCCGATCGACTCCCTGCTTTCTTAAACATTTTTTACCATTGAAAATAGATTGGGTCAacttgtcacccccccccccccccccccaaaaaaaaacaaaaagaagacattatATGGGAACGGTTCTCAGGAGCATTTTAAcattctgttttaaaaaaaaattatactgtaATACTGTTGTGGCACGAGTGTAAAGAAGTCGACCTTGataaaatgccaaaataaaaccacaatattttttaacttaaatGCGCGTTGTGAGATAAAGCACTCAacttaacacacacatacagtgtgGTGTCACTTGAATGTTACCGACCTGAATTcgaattatttatatattgtgtgtgtgtgtgtgtgtatatatatatatatttatatatatatatatatatatattcttaactgtcatacaagtgtaaCCACTGCTAATAGTGAAACAGAACCAAAACACAAATTTCAAAGGCAGAGCGCAGTTTTGCATGCATCTTATACTTTTGTGATCTTGTCACACAAGTTTAGATAGGCGCTTACTATTTTGCAAGTGCCATTGAAGCTATTTCTTCTTTTGGAATAAGATACACAAAAGTCGAAGGTATAAACAGACATCCAGAGTACTCATGAGTCTTCAAGTATAGTGAACAGCCTCTATTTCTGATGAACCTCGACATTGTTGGACACTGTAGTGAGGTAAAAAGCCACAATTAATTCAAAACCGACAACCCAACGCCAAAccactttttttcatgttagACAAGGCTATGGTCTGAATAAATGAAGCTCCTTCCCTCATTTCAACATAGTTGTTTGACGCAGAATGGCATCAAAGCAATCATTTTCTTCCGTTAGACTCAAGTTTGACAAAAGTGGCAATCGCGTGAGTATTTCTGCAAATAAATGGCAGAAGGGTCCTCAGAAATTTGCGAAGGCTGAGTTGTGAATATGCAAAGCGAGTTCACTACGCCGTCCCGTGTAAAAtcggaacttttctgacacttCGGCCAAGTATTATGTCACTGATGTCGTTTTTGCCATTGTGTGTTTCAGGCTGACACATATGACGAGAGGACCCAAGCGCGTCCACCAGATAAAAATGACTGTTGTGGCAGTGCCGTAGCAGCACGGAATGGTTTGTGGGTTACACTGAGATGCAGGCCATACCGTGCTGCCACAGTGAAGCCCGACCCGCTCTTCCCGACGCCAGCCCGCCCGTCGCTGCACTCCCTCACTTGTAGCGTATCGGCACAGGTCACTTGACTGTAGCAGCACGTAAATATTGGAGTGGACTCTCTCAGCCAAAGCCTCCAGTATGATCGTGCTGCTGAAGCAAAGATGACCACTCGCTCACAAACGCATCCACCAGAGTAAacctttttgttaaaaaaaaaaaacaaacattcatgtTTCCATGAATAAACATGCTGGATAAATACGATTTTGTCTGTCTTGTCATATTTTTTGCTCCCGATCAAACGCATTCCACCGATGACAAATAGAtgccttttttaaaactgttcttATGTGCTATTAATGACAAACATGAACGGCGAAGCCCATTTGAAATTTGttgctcaacaaaaaaaagcagaatgtAAACAATACCTCTGCATTGCCATGTTTGAAATCAGAGAtcatttagatcaggggtgtccaaagtcggtcctcaagggccgctgtcctgcctgttttccagctctcccaggagcaacaccgGATTCAAATCATcgggatcgttctaatgctgcttcagagctggctgatgatctgatcatctgaatcgggtgtgttgcaggcgggagaACTAGAAAACAGGCTGGACATGTCTGATTTAGATAATAGTCAGCTTATCTCGTTTGAAACTTGCTATCAAATTGTGCTACACCACAAACATGATTTAATATTCAAAAATGCGCCCGGCCCAAGAGTCCTGCATTCGAGTGAATAACGGTCCCTCATGGGCATCTTTGGAGGAAATACAGCACAAACCTGAATCAAGGGGGTCTTACCTGCTTGCATTTTTGGCTCTCAGTCCAAAGTTTGGGAAACACTCGCATCCTTTTAGGTTCATTCCgtttttagcatttagcatgaAAATGTGACAGTTTTGCAAATGAACTTGTGAAGGAACTGGTGACTTGCAACTCACAAATTCTCACAGTATGTCATGGGGAACGTTTGAGcactgaagcattttttttcatacatttagtAGGAGATAAAAACCTGAAATGGCCTCCAGTGAGCTAAAACGTCCCCCTGCCTGCATTAGAACGCCCCGTTTTCGCATTTTTATGCAGAACTTGCTTTCGAATTTGTATTGCCTCGGATTGAGTTTTTGTGCttcttttacatttgttttatgattttatttcacgCTCATTAAATACAGTCAATTCATTGATTGTAAGTGtagttttcttttcaattgCGTGACATCATTTTGCCGCAATCGTCTTTTCCTTTACAAGGCGGgaccacttttatttttttcaaactaatGTGAGaagaataataattaaagtAACCACATTTTTCGGGATGGTGAGCACAAGCAGGGAATTGCACgtgtttttatgcatttttttcagctgaaCGGGCCTCACGTtttggcctttaaaaaaatgcaatttatagAATTCCTCTACccgagattttattttttcgtaTTTCTTCTAAATTAGTTGTGTCGGCCTATatttttttcgttgttgttaatgtcattttaaaggTCACGTGCTTTAAAATGCCCTTACCCTGCACTTATAATCTGCAATTTAGATATCGCactgtcattttaaaatttggccTGTTCAAGAAATAAATAAGATGTGTGCTAACTACATGTATGcattgtaaaactttattttaTATAATAAGGCACAGCAGGCGGTGATTCGTAATGCGGGGGGAAAATGATGGggtttttgcgggggggggggggctgcggggAACTTACATGCGCTGTAATGCGTGCAGTGTGTCCTTTAAATAGTGATGTTATCTGTAAAAAGTAGTTCTTTTAAATGGTTAACGTTTCTATTAAATAACGATGTGCATTGTGCATCATGCAGTTAtgcgtgtttgtttttagggACAAAAATGGCAAACCATAAATCTACATTGTTTAATGTGTATTATAGTTAGAGACCCGCTGGAGTATGAAATATTCATGTATTTTCACGATATaattgcatatatatatatttatgaataataatacattttatttgtgggcgcctttctagaaactcaaggacattattattattatatatatatttacacacacgcgtatgttatgtgcgtgtgtgtctgtgtgagagaGGGTGTGTGCGCGTCACTGCTGACATCACTTAACTCGGGCTATTTTTGGAAATATATTTTCGGCAAAACCACGTCCACATAATTGATAAACAATATTGTATTACATAACAAAATTTACAGAtatgttttgtcatttgttcaCACATGACAAGCCCTCCAAATAAATAATGCATGACCAAGTAGGCCATCtaatttttcatcatttgtaATACTTTTCAATTCTATGACAattctattcatttttttttgtgttagtttTGAATTTTGAGGAAGAACGCTGCCTTTTTCTGCGATCATTTTTTCAAGCAGGCCTTGTTATGAAACGACTGTCACCTTGAAGAGACCTGACAGGATAAAGACAGATTTTCAACAAATGTAGCATCCAATTGAATTCAAACAAGCATAGAAAACATGTGATCGTCTGTTTTTATTTGGCAAAACCTTAAAGAAAAGGAAAACGAGATATTTAATGAGGTTGTGTATAAGAAATTCATGTACCCATTTTGCATCCAGGCTGCAGAATTTAAAAGTGGTCCGCAAGAAGAAATGCTATTTCCTTCCCTTACATCAACGTACAGCTGCCAAGGTACGTGACAGCGGAGTCTATGAAGTTGCCCACGACCTGCGTGGACGCCCCGGTCACCTCCCACAGATGCTCCCGGGCTGCTGTCGCCACCGTCTCAGGCACCACAAGGAGCAGCGTCAACGGCGCCAAGATGAGACCCCACGCCAGGACGACCAGGGTGAGCCACCGCGTTGAGCAGCGTGATCTCCCAaccgccgccccctccctctCGTAGGGGACCGTCATCTTATCGACTTCACCCAGCCTCACCGCGTCCCATTTTTTGACGTCGAGGCCGACGTCTTCTGGAGGTGTACGAGCAGGAGACGTctcttcctccttcttctcctcctgctccttcAGGGCCGCCAGCGTTTGTCGGAAGTCGTGCATGTGCTCCAGAAAGCCGAGCGGCTCTGTGACGCCGCGGAACGCCTCGGCATCGGTCAGCGCGCTACGCTGGCGGTCAAGCGTGTCGCGCAGCCGCGTCATCTCCGGGTCATACGCCTGCATAACGGCCAGCCTGTGCGTCTCGAAGTCGCACAGGATCTCGCTCTTCTTGCTCTCCAGCGCGGCCACCAACTTGTCGAAGTAGTCACTCGCCCGTTCTGCGTCGTCGTTTACCGCCTGGAGTGCCCGTTTTTTGGCTGCTCGCAGCGTCTCCAAACGGGCGAGCGCACCCGCGCTCGGCCAGCCCTCAGCGCCGCGTAGCAGTTCTTCGAAGGCGCGCCGCTCCCGCTCGTACGCCTCCTCCAGGGAGCAGAAGCGGTGGCCCCTGTGATCGTCGGCCGTCGCGCAGCAGCCGCAAATGAGCCTCAGGTCCGTGGCGCAGAACATGTTGAGCGGCTGCCCCGTGTGGTGGGCGCACACGCCCGTCCTGGGCGCCACTTTGAGCCGGGCATACTTCTCCACGATGCCGCGAAGGGAGTAGTTGACTTGTAGGCTGTTGGCGCCGTTGTGCGGGCTCTCCTTGCGGCACGTTGGGCACCTGAACGGCGACCTGGAAAAAGACAAGCCCCGGGGGGGCTCCAGGAGAGCCTCGAGGCACTTCCGACAGAAGCTGTGCGAGCAGAGCAGGACGCGGGGGTCCTCGAAGAGCCCGCAGCAGATCGGGCACGTCAGCTCCTCTTCCAGCTGCTCCATGTGGGTCtcctgtcaacacacacaccgaggaggaaaaaaaagtaggtgTCACGTCGGGGCATCCTCGCCGTGGAACTCATTTGCATGGGGTGGCATGTCACATCCGCGGGCACGATGTCGAACGCCACCTAACATTCGGCCAAATGAAGTTTGATAAATCAAAATGGATGCGCTTGTTATCAACCGAAAATGACGTCGAGTCCCAAAAAGGACCGCCGTCAACGAAAGCTCGCTGtcacgaagcccgccccggtcacCGTGACACATTTAGCTGGCGCATAGTAACAagcggggtaaaaaaaaagcgacGCGCTTACTTACCAGCAGATGGGAAGACGTCCGCGCTACGACGCAATCATGGCGCGTGTTGCCAAGCAGACTTCATCAACGTACTTCCGGGTTCAAATTCAACCCTTTCAACGCCGGGATCTgaagaataatttaaaaaaaaacaaatgtgtcaatCGTCAAATAATGAACAAATACAAAGAAATTAATGTTTAAAAATTGTGTACATTAACGTCTTCTTTTTGACGGAAATGTACATGCAATTATACCCCTTTTGCGTTTTTACCGATTAACACTTTTGGTTGATGGTCCCTAAATGACGTAAAGAGGCGAGAGGCGCTGTTGCCATGCAAAACACTATAGCGTGAAAAAACTGTCAACTTAGTTTTAAGCACTGCTTGCGGGTCGTGCGCATTCTCATGTTGCCCTACTTATGTCACTCCGTGCGTGATAATGTGCTACATCGTGATGAAATATGCAAATTAAACCTAACAACACTTGAAGGCTCACCTGTCACAATATTGGTACGCCTTCTGCACCATGCAACCACAACAGCCGAATCCGAAAGAGAATGCATTCTTTATTGGAAATGTCCAATCAATGATTGTAGTCTAGCAATATGTTTAATATTGTGTATGTCCCTAGTATTGTGTTCCTCTCAAGCAGTTAAATAAGGTCACCAAATCATTGTAAACAGCTGTCAGCACAGTGCAATGCTCTAAAAGTAGAACCTCAGTTTTGATGCATAGACTGTACACTCGGTAAAGGTGTCAAATAGGcctaaaaagtaaaaacacgGCCAAAGTTTTGCTGTAGCCACAGGTGCTTCTCCTTCCACCTTTGACATTAGGTGTACTGCACTTTATTCATGTCATTGCAACAATAGCTTTGACCAAATTCATAGGCTGCATCCTCcaaagaattttttaaaaatcattttacgGAACTACATCAGCCGGGGGAAAGTGCACAAGTACACAGCCATTCCgattaaaatgtgttctttGAAAGAACGTAGTTGCAGGAATTTTTTCATGAGATGGTATTCTGCCTTCCTGATATTGAGACATGGCTATTGTGTCACCCTGGCCACCTCACTAAAAAATTTCTGGCTCCGCCGTTGGATGAGTTGCAGATGTGCCATAGATACAccttttttacaatacaatacaatacttttGAGTTATAGAGAAAAAAGTTCATCTATGAGATCAgctacattttatttgtctcacagacACTTTAAATGGTGATAGGTGTGTGCAAACTCTCATTTAATATGAGTTTGAaagtgattggttaattctgaagaCAGCCACATCGCCACGTGTAAGAGGGAATGCGCAATTGTGCAAGCACATTATCCAttctggtcgtttttttgttttttgttttaatttctgtaTATCACCCAGAAAATGTGTATTCGATCCGATGTGTGAAGCCTTTTTATTTCCCCTGTATCTATTCGTATATGTCAGTCCCTATCCATGGTATCTATTGTATCTAACGTTCAAGATATTACAAAATCCCTGTGACATTGTTAATCACAACTATGCATTTCTGTCTTTGTAAATTCCTCATTTGTGATGCAATCCTCGTTCGAGAGCTGCTATTTGGCACACAGAGAATTCCCATTTAATCAAGTTTAGTGTTCTTAATATATACCCATAAATTCCAAACTCATTTTGAAACCCACACGTGATTATGTAACAGGGATATCCAATAGTCACAAGTCACGTGTGTTGaccctattttttttcttcttcccctgTTTCCATgccatcaggagcaactgcCTGTCGTTGGCACTGTGATTGGATGGGCGTTGGGTTGATGTGATTCCGACCCCCGCCTCTGTATGTCGCTGTGGTTTGAAATGGCCTAAACTATGGACTCCTTCCGGAAGTGGTGTTGTGCGTTCCTTGCTCGGAAAATGGCGGCGATGTTTACGTGTTGCCTAAACTGTTGCGGAGATGGAGGATCGGGACATATCCAACTTAAAGAAATGCCCACCGTTCAGTTAGACACTCATCGCATGGGTAAATTACATTTCCCTTCACTACGTGGGTTTATCGAAATGAATTTTCATCATGAAATTCGTTCCGTGTGCGTTTTGCTATTCAGGTGTGGGTTAACTTGTTCCTCGCAACCAGCTGTCcatatttcatgttttcacTCGCATTTCACCTTTGAAGCAATTCAACACTTTGTACTGCCGTTTTTCCGTCTTGGGCGTCAATTAACGTTTGCCTTGTCGAGAACTTCTTTCGTTTTCTTACCATTAAGTTTTTCTTGCAGTTTGACTattaaattatccatccatccgttatttTATGCAACCTATCCTCAGGGTCACAGGTATGCTGGAATATTtcgcagctgactttgggcgagaggcggggTACGCCTCACACTGGGCGCCTGCAAATCGCAGGATACATACGCaatcaatcattcacactcaccttCACAGGCATTAAGTCATAGTGAGCAAAAACATCCCTTACCAGTTGCCACACGTACTTTTTGAGGATAATGTCATCGGGATGACTGCAAATATCACAGAAGGCCAGAGGAGAACTCCCCGGCCTTAGCAATAATTTCCCCGGTAGCGATATGGTAGCAACTTGTTTATAGAGTACAATGTTTCGAGGTTATGAATGGCGCACCGTGAATTAATTTGTGCAGCGGCTCAAGGAGTTATCGTCTTACTTAAAGGGCgagtaaaaactgaaattttcaGAACAATATGTTCAATGCACCCCAGTAGTccaaacatggcattctgattaatattgcatttgtggaatatatatttagcagcaaaaaaatattattgtaaGAACAATTTTGACATGACTTCTCCTTTAATGCTTTTCCTTTAATCACTTTATGGCCCACAAGTGTTTTCCATGCAAATATAGATTGTAATTCTCCTGCGTGCGTGTAGGTTCGTTTTAGCCTGCGCCCTGTTTGGGCTTGAGTACAAATCTGGGTTGCATTGCCTCCATGTTAACAAAACGACGTAAACCGAGGATTCCCCCTACCTGGTGGTTCAACTTCATTCCATGGCGAACTGTCTTTTACACTGCTTAATTTGCCATTTGTTTTAAGGGCTTTACAAAGGactgactgatttttttctttttttaattgtatcccAGGCACAGATGTTGTCATAGTGAAGAGTGGCCGGAGGATATGCGGCACAGGGGCGTGCCTGGCCAATGCTCCTCTCCACCAGAATAAAAGTTATTTTGAGTTCAAAATCCAGTCCACTGGTAAGTCCTCAACTACTAATGTCTAGAAGTCATTTAACTTTTCTTCTTATGGAACCTTTGAGGTCAAGCACAGCCCTTCAAGAATGCTGGTCAATCTGATGATCCTTTTATTGACTGTTAAGGCGATCAGTGATGAGTGGTGGGCAGATAGTCAGTCAGTCATCATTGAGACATCAGCAACATTAATATGGGATCGTTATAGCCATTCCTTCAATTTAAGAGGGAGTCAGGATATTCTTCTGCCTTCCCTCCATCCCTCCAGATGCCActtagagaaagaaaaaaaacaacacccacGTGAAGATATGTCTTTACGTTCTTGCTGAAGTCTCACATGATATTGCATAGAAATGACGAGTTAACGTCTCATGCCTCTAATCGACTTTTGAGACCTACAATTAATCTATTAAAATGCAGGCAAGTACATTTTGTTGAGATTTCTGATTGTTTCCCAATGTTTGTGGTCATTTGGAATTGTAAGCTTCCGCTGAACCGTACAGTGATTGATGTTCCTGTGCTTGTCGTACGCATAAATCCCTCACGGCCAACGTGTATATATGTTAAAAGGTGTATGGGGAGTGGGTGTGGCCACACAGAAAGCCAATCTCAATCAAGTGCCTTTAGGCCGAGACTCCAACAGCCTTGTCCTGAGACATGACGGTTGTGTCGTCTACAACGGCGAAGAGAAGAACCGCCTGCCTGCCAACAATCTCCCTCAGGAGGGCGACATTGTGGTGAGTGCCTTTTGGAATCGTATTTTGGGGTTTGGTGCCTTTTTTCAAACTAGTAAAAAATATGTGATAATAGAGAGAGTGCAGAACTTATTTTCAGTTGTTCCAGATCCTGTCTGATGCACTTGTGGACATGCGAGGCAGTGACCCTCAAGATCCAGCAGAGGGAGCTGCAGTGTAAAAATCAAGAACTGGTGTAATTCCCAGTTGCtctttttttgaacaaaaatatatttaacagCACTTATATCTACCACATGGAGACATTTAAGGGTTCCTGTTAACCTCCGGAATCATCTGTAGCTCAGTGTACTTTTTTcccaaaacaagtccaaaattgtCAGAAGGGGGCGTGCAGTCGTCGCCCCGCCCTTTTGCATTAAAGAAAAGGGTTCCATCAAACCGGCCTCTTTTCAACTGCAGGTTGACAGATCTATTGCAATATTCCGTTTCTTCAAATATTTCCGCAGGAGGTATTTGTTTTCACAGAACTGTGAAAAGGTGGTGCAACATCTTATCTAAAGTTGGCTTGTTCTGATTCTGACACTTCGTATTTTTTCCGCCTTCACAATCAATCCTCAGGGCATCACGTATGATCATGTGGAGATGAACTTGTTTCTGAATGGAAAGAACATGCATTGTCCCGCATCGGGCATACGAGGCACTGTGTACCCCGTTGTTTATGGTAAGTGCATTTGTTATTGGTGACATCATCACTTTGTGGCactatcaaacattttttaagaaGCTGCATCGGGGCAACTTTTTGCTTTTCTGTGCGTTGTGGCACTTCATAGCGCAGGATTATATTTGCAGAGTTTGCATACTTTGAAATTGA
This window contains:
- the trim13 gene encoding tripartite motif-containing 13, with product MEQLEEELTCPICCGLFEDPRVLLCSHSFCRKCLEALLEPPRGLSFSRSPFRCPTCRKESPHNGANSLQVNYSLRGIVEKYARLKVAPRTGVCAHHTGQPLNMFCATDLRLICGCCATADDHRGHRFCSLEEAYERERRAFEELLRGAEGWPSAGALARLETLRAAKKRALQAVNDDAERASDYFDKLVAALESKKSEILCDFETHRLAVMQAYDPEMTRLRDTLDRQRSALTDAEAFRGVTEPLGFLEHMHDFRQTLAALKEQEEKKEEETSPARTPPEDVGLDVKKWDAVRLGEVDKMTVPYEREGAAVGRSRCSTRWLTLVVLAWGLILAPLTLLLVVPETVATAAREHLWEVTGASTQVVGNFIDSAVTYLGSCTLM
- the spryd7b gene encoding SPRY domain-containing protein 7b, which translates into the protein MDSFRKWCCAFLARKMAAMFTCCLNCCGDGGSGHIQLKEMPTVQLDTHRMGTDVVIVKSGRRICGTGACLANAPLHQNKSYFEFKIQSTGVWGVGVATQKANLNQVPLGRDSNSLVLRHDGCVVYNGEEKNRLPANNLPQEGDIVGITYDHVEMNLFLNGKNMHCPASGIRGTVYPVVYVDDSAILDCQFSDFYHTPPQGFEKILFEQQIF